The segment TACGAAGCCTGGAAGCAGACGCCGACGCGGCAACGCCGGAACGTTTTCCCGTTCGTGCGGAGCTGACCCGCAACATCGCTTCCCGCCAAGGTCGCGAAGACTTTATCCGCGTTCGCCTGGAACCGCGCCCGGACGACCTCCCGCTGGCCCACCCCGTGCCAGGACGTTCCGGCCTGATGCGCACCCTGCTGCAAAGCCACGGGCTGGCCGCCATCCCTGCTTCAAGCGAAGGATTGTACCAGGGGCAGCATGTGAACGTACTCACCTATTAGTCCAAAGCGAGAATCTCATGAGTCGCCGCAACGTTTATTTGGATCTTATCCCCCCGCGCCAAGCCGTTCAGCGCGCCTGTGACGCCCTGAACCGAAAAGAGCTGGTTCAAACCGAAACCATCCCTACCCACGAAGCCGCCGGCCGTACCCTGGCAACCTCGGTCACGGCCCGGTGCTCCTCGCCGACTTTCCATTCCGCAGCCATGGACGGTGTGGCCGTCCGCGCCGCAGACACATTCGCGGCCAGAGAAGATGCCCCGCTGGAGCTGCAAAAAGGTCGTGACTACGACCCGGTAAATACCGGCAACCCCCTTCCCGAGGGACGTGACGCGGTAATCATGATCGAAAACGTACTCCAGGTGGATGATTCCACCATCCGCATCGAAGCCCCGGCATTTCCGTGGAACCATGTGCGGCGCATCGGCGAAGACATTGTGGCTACGGAGCTGCTGCTGCCCCAGGGACGCGTTCTTTCAGCCTACGACGTGGGGGCGCTCCTGGCTGCGGGGATATGGGAAATACAAGTTTTGGAACGGCTACGTATGACCTTCATCCCCACCGGAGATGAGGTGCTTGATTTTTCCCAGCGCCCCACCCCGCAACCAGGGCAGGTCATTGAAAGCAACTCCCAGGTTTTTGCCTCCCTAGCACGCTCCTGGAACGCCATCCCCTCACGCACAGCCACCATCCCCGACGATGCGGCGGCATTGACCCAGGCCGTGCGGGATGCTCTGGCATCCGATGCCCATATTGTGGTGGTGGGGGCCGGCTCTTCCGCTGGCAGCCGCGATTACACCAAAGCAGTATTCGAACAAGTGGGCACGCTTTTATGCCACGGCATCAACGTCATGCCCGGCAAGCCGACCCTCCTGGCCGAAGCCCAGGGAAAGCTGCTCGTCGGCGCTCCGGGGTATCCCGTAAGCGCCGTCATCTGCTTCGAGGATGTCCTCGCCCCTATAGCCGCCTACCTGAGCCGTCGGGACGCACCTCAACGACGCAGCCTCCCGGTTCAATTGATCCGGCGAACACCATCGCGACTTGGCCAGGAGGAGGTGGTTCGCCTCGCCGTAGGGGAAGTCCGGGGCCGCTTCCTGGCCGCACCGCTTTCCCGGGGAGCCGGGATGATCACCACCCTGACGGAAGCCCAAGCCGTAACGCGCATTCCCACATCCGTGGACGGTGTGGAAGCCGGGAAAACTGTCACAGCGGAGCTGCTCGTCCCCGAAGCCGAGCTTTCCCGCGTACTCATCCACGTTGGCAGCCACGACAACACCCTGGATCTTCTTGCGGACGCGCTCATGGGCCTGGAGGTTCCACTTCGGCTCACATCCAGCCATGTCGGCAGCATGGGCGGGCTCACGGCCGTAAAAAACGGCACCGCCCTCTTTGCCGGAGCGCATTTGTTTGACCCCGAGACCCGGGATTTCAACTTCCCGTTCCTGCGTCGCTATCTGCCCAACCTGGCTGTCCAGGTCGTCAACTTGGCCATCCGACATCAGGGACTCATCGTGCCCCGGGGCAACCCAAAAGGTATTCAAGGCGTGAGCGACCTTACGCGTAAGGATATTCGGTTCATCAACAGACAGCGGGGCGCGGGAACACGCATTCTTCTGGATCATCATCTGGAAGTGGAAGGGGTGGATTTTGAGCAGGTTCGAGGCTACGAGCATGAAGAGTTCACTCACATGGCCGTTGCCGTAAACGTGCTCACTGGTGCTGCGGATTGCGGTCTTGGTATCCGCGCAGCCGCCGAAGCCCTGGACCTCGACTTCGTCCCCTTGGCCAGGGAGCGCTACGACCTAATCTTCCCTGCAGAGCATGCCGAGGACTTCCGACTCCAGGCGCTGCTCGCCCTCATCGGCACGGAGGCGTTCAAACAACGCATCAATAATCTGGGGGGGTACGAAACAACCCTCACGGGACAAACCATGCACCCGGGGCAAGGTCTCGAATAAAACAAAACAACAATCCGACCAGGGGCCGCCCGGCTCCTGGTCATCCTTCCTTTACATCCGCATCGTCCCGTTTGTGCTCTCCCACGGGGATAAGGACACTGACAGGCTCCTCAATTCCCATCCGCTGATGCACGGCCCGAAGCTTTTGGATCAGCACGGAATTGAGTTCACGCCCCTCCTTAAGCAAAAATAATCCTCCATGCGTCATCACCGCCTGATCAAGGACCATGCCGTGCCGCAACTCCTTGATTTTCAGACTGGCTGAATCAAAGTGGGCCTCCTTGCCGAGACATGCTTCAAGACAGCGCAACACAAAAGGATCATAGCGTTCCATCGTTTTTTGGAGAATATAAAATGCTTTGGCAAAGGTGCTTTCCTGGTTCAGTGCGGCATCAAAATCAATGGCCACGCGCAAAATTCTGGCTCCAAGCGGAATATCCTCTCCCTGAACGCCATCCGGCGGAATTCCTGAACCATCGAAATTTTTCTCCTGGTAAGCGACCATGTCGGCGGTCTCCTCCAGTCGGGGAATATGGGAAAGCAAATTGCGTCCTATCAGCGGATGCATGTCGTACAGTTGCCGCTCCTCAGGCTTGAGTTCCCCTCCCCGTGCCAGGCGGTGCAATGTTTCCTCCGGCAAGACCACACAACCGATCTGCGAAAGAAGTGCGGCCATTTCGTATTTCCACAACTCCTCCAATTGAGCTTGCTTTGCGATGGCTCTGGTGAACCTCGCCACCCTGTTGGCCCGCCCAAAGGCTTCAGGATTAACCAGTGACAACGTCTCGGAAAGCACGGAAACGCACCCTTTCAAGGTTTGCTCCAACAATTCCCGTTCCGCCGTCACCAACCGATACTGGTGCAAACAATCGTCCAGTACCTTTGCCAGCACTTTCGTTTCACAGGGTTTCGTCAAAAAGCGGAAGACTTCGCCGCGATTCACGGCCGCTACCGCCGACTCCAGATCGGCATACCCGGTCAGCACCACCCGCACCGTATCCGATGATACGGAACGGATATCTTCCAACAAGGTGATCCCATCCTTGCCGGGCATTTTCAGGTCGGACACGACAACCGCGTACGCCGTGTCGCCCGAAACGCATTCCATTGCTTCATCCGGTCCGAGCGCCGTGTCCAGCGTGTATTTTTTGCCCAAGGCGCGCTTAACCGCCTTCAGCAGCCGCTCATCATCATCAACAAATAGAATCCGGTCCGTCATGCGACTCCTTCTCCCAGCATACCATGGCACGATTCGATCCAAACCGGCAATTGCTCCAAGGCACCTGCCTGAATCACGTATTGCGCATCAAGCGGGTGCTCCGCATACTGCTCGTTCAGCACCACCAAAAGATGGTCTACATAGTTGGCAACATGCGTTACAGTCACGGACCGCATCGGCTCGGCCACGCATCCTCCGGGCATATGATGACAGGCGACCGCGCGAACGACCTCCTCGGAAAAGCCCCACAATCCCAAAAGATAGCCGCCCAAATCCGCATGGTCCGATCCAAAGACCTCCAATTCCGCCTCCCGGATGGAGACATTATTCGCTCTCGCATATTCCAAGGCCTTGGCATATTCTTCCGGCAGACTGTTGGCCAGAATCAACTTCCCCAAATCATGCAACAGCCCACAGAGGAAAGCTTGGGAACGCCGTTCCTGCCCACCGCCCATCGAACCGCACACAACACGGGCAAAACCGGCCACCCGGAGATTGTGTTCACGCAGACGCTCCATGGAAAGCCTCGAATTCGGCGCTTGATTTTCATACATATTAAAAAAGCATTCCGAAAAGACCAACCCCTTGAGCACATCCAGCCCGAGAAGCGCCACCGCCTGCCCTGGAGTCGTCACTTCCGTGGGCAGACCGAAAAACGCGGAATTGATCATTTTGAGCACTCCGGCACTGAGCGCCGCGTCCATAGCCAAAATCCGACCGGCACGATCCACGGACGGATCATCCCCTTCAAGCTCGGCTTCGAGTTTTTGCAAGACTGACGGCAATACGGGCAGTGAGTCGATGCGCGTCATCACATTCCGCAACCGCTTGTTGGTAAACACGCTCTGAAGCGAATGCACCCGCTCCAATGCCGATACCAGCGTGTCACGTTCACACGGTTTGCTCAAAAATTGATGCGCCGGGCGGACCGTGTGCAGCACTGTCTCCTGGTCCGAGTAGCCGGAAAGAACAATACGAACAACTCCAGGGTGGGTCTTTTGTACGGCATTGAGCAACTGCACCCCGTCCATACCTGGCATACGCATATCCGCAACCACGATATCCACGTCATGCTTTTCCAGGAAATGCAACGCTGCCCGGCCGTCCTGCAAAAAATGCATCCGCCAGTCCACATGCCCACGCAACATGCGCCGGATTCCGCGCAGCACTTTTTCCTCGTCATCAACGAACAAAACACGCATGCCTTCCCCTCCTATCAGGAAGCTTCCCGCCAGGGGAAACGGATCACGAACGTTGTGCCTTCTCCGGGGGTGGACGTGAAGTCGATCTTTCCCCGTTGCCGCTCGACAATGGCGTGGGTGATGGCCAACCCTTGGCCGGTTCCGCGCCCCACGGTTTTGGTCGTAAAAAACGGATCAAAAATAACATCCCGATGCTCTTCCGGAATGCCGCAGCCGTTGTCGGCAATGGTTATCTGGATATACTCACCGTCAAGGGCCGTGGATATACGGATCCGCCCCATCTCCCCGCTGTCTCCCATCTTGTCGGCCACCGCGTGCGCGGCATTGACCAAGACATTGAGCAGCACCTGATTGAAGTCACCGGGAATGCAGGGCAACTCCGGCAGTGCATCTGCCAGCTCCAGTTGTATTTCGGAATGATATTTCCATTCGTTGCGCGCTATGGTCACCGTATTTCGAATGGCCTCATTGACGTCCACCAACACCGCTTCCTCACTGCCCGGATGGGAAAATTTGCGCATGGCCTGCACGATGGCGGAAACACGTCCAACACCTTCTTCCGCGTCCTGAATGGCGTCAGGAAGCTCCTCCCGCAATTCCTCCTCCACGTCCTGAGGAAGTGTCAGCCCCTCTTTTTCCAATTCGTCCCTCAATCTTCCCAAGGCTTCTTTGATGTATGTCAGGTTGCTTCCGACGTATTGGACCGGAGTATTGATTTCATGGGCTATACCGGCGGCCAGCTGCCCAACGGACTCCAGCTTTTGTGCAAGATTGAGTTGCCGTTCCAGGACTTTTCTTTCGGAAAGATCAAACAATATTTGGAGCAACCGTTCCTTTCCCCGAATAACCGTCGGCAAGACCGTCAAGGAAACCGGCAACCCCGCGCCGTTCTCCTGCGAGATACGGTATTCCTTATCCTGTTGAGGATACAACAATTCCTCCACCGAAACGGAACGACCAGATTCATCCCGCCACGTCAACAACCCGCAGTCCCAAACAGAACAGCCGGTATCATCGCCGCTAAAATGATCCCCAAGCATTTCCCTGGCCCGCGCATTCATGTCCTCCACAGAATGCTTTTGCGGGTCCACAACCATAATCCCGGCCCGAATCCCTTCCAAAACGTGACTCAATGTGGCTTCATTTTCCCGCGCCTCGCGCTCAGCCTTTTTCCGTTCCGTGATATCGGTGATACACCCGACAATGCCCAACGGCGTCCCCTCGGAACTTCGATACACGGCCTTGTGGATAATGGCCTCCCGCTCCAACCCATCCTTCCGCAGAATAGGCGTTTCGTATACTTGCGCTCCTCCGTTTTGCACCAGCTGATGATCGTGACGCCGCACGGCTCCAGCATCCGCCCAAGGGTGAACGTCTTCCAGGGATTTCCCAATGATCAACGGCCGCACCACGCCGAAGTAGCGTTCAAAAGCCTGATTGCACCCCTGATACACCCCTTCCAAATTCTTGTAGTAAATCGGCATGGGTACCGCATCCATCAGGGTCTGGATAAAATGAAGACGCTCCTGGAGCACCTCCTCTGCCACCTTACGACGAGTGATGTCCTCCAAAAAAAAGACGAAATGGCTGGCGTTGCCCCCTCCAATCAAAATAGGGGTGACGTGCACCATACCCCAAAAAAATCGTTCTCCTCTTCGAGCCAGTTGCAGTTCGCCCCGCCAGGATTTCCCTTCTTCCAAACTCCACCACATGTGGTCGTAACTCCGCTTATCCTGATCCTTGGCGATAAAATCCTCAAATCGCAACTTCGCGATTTCATCCCATATGTAACCGGTCATTTTGTTGAACGCCTGATTGGCGTATATGGAACGGCGCTCGGTATCGCACATGAACACGGCTATGGGGCTGTGTTGCAATGCCTGCGACAACTTTTCAACCTCGGCTTCGGATTTTTTTCTTGAAGTAATATTCAGCAAACTAAACAGAAAACAATCCTCTGCTTCAAACTGAATCTTGGTCGCTGAAATGAGACATACGACCTGTTCCCCCTCAAGCCCGCGGAGGGCCACTTCATGAGCCGCGACCCTGCCATCGCGCTGGAGCAACGCCACCATCTCGGCCCGAACTTCGGGATTTATGTAATAATTGGGGGCAGAGGTACCAACCATTTGTTCCGGAGAAATATCAAGCAAATT is part of the Paucidesulfovibrio gracilis DSM 16080 genome and harbors:
- a CDS encoding molybdopterin biosynthesis protein; the encoded protein is MSRRNVYLDLIPPRQAVQRACDALNRKELVQTETIPTHEAAGRTLATSVTARCSSPTFHSAAMDGVAVRAADTFAAREDAPLELQKGRDYDPVNTGNPLPEGRDAVIMIENVLQVDDSTIRIEAPAFPWNHVRRIGEDIVATELLLPQGRVLSAYDVGALLAAGIWEIQVLERLRMTFIPTGDEVLDFSQRPTPQPGQVIESNSQVFASLARSWNAIPSRTATIPDDAAALTQAVRDALASDAHIVVVGAGSSAGSRDYTKAVFEQVGTLLCHGINVMPGKPTLLAEAQGKLLVGAPGYPVSAVICFEDVLAPIAAYLSRRDAPQRRSLPVQLIRRTPSRLGQEEVVRLAVGEVRGRFLAAPLSRGAGMITTLTEAQAVTRIPTSVDGVEAGKTVTAELLVPEAELSRVLIHVGSHDNTLDLLADALMGLEVPLRLTSSHVGSMGGLTAVKNGTALFAGAHLFDPETRDFNFPFLRRYLPNLAVQVVNLAIRHQGLIVPRGNPKGIQGVSDLTRKDIRFINRQRGAGTRILLDHHLEVEGVDFEQVRGYEHEEFTHMAVAVNVLTGAADCGLGIRAAAEALDLDFVPLARERYDLIFPAEHAEDFRLQALLALIGTEAFKQRINNLGGYETTLTGQTMHPGQGLE
- a CDS encoding HD domain-containing phosphohydrolase yields the protein MTDRILFVDDDERLLKAVKRALGKKYTLDTALGPDEAMECVSGDTAYAVVVSDLKMPGKDGITLLEDIRSVSSDTVRVVLTGYADLESAVAAVNRGEVFRFLTKPCETKVLAKVLDDCLHQYRLVTAERELLEQTLKGCVSVLSETLSLVNPEAFGRANRVARFTRAIAKQAQLEELWKYEMAALLSQIGCVVLPEETLHRLARGGELKPEERQLYDMHPLIGRNLLSHIPRLEETADMVAYQEKNFDGSGIPPDGVQGEDIPLGARILRVAIDFDAALNQESTFAKAFYILQKTMERYDPFVLRCLEACLGKEAHFDSASLKIKELRHGMVLDQAVMTHGGLFLLKEGRELNSVLIQKLRAVHQRMGIEEPVSVLIPVGEHKRDDADVKEG
- a CDS encoding response regulator, producing the protein MRVLFVDDEEKVLRGIRRMLRGHVDWRMHFLQDGRAALHFLEKHDVDIVVADMRMPGMDGVQLLNAVQKTHPGVVRIVLSGYSDQETVLHTVRPAHQFLSKPCERDTLVSALERVHSLQSVFTNKRLRNVMTRIDSLPVLPSVLQKLEAELEGDDPSVDRAGRILAMDAALSAGVLKMINSAFFGLPTEVTTPGQAVALLGLDVLKGLVFSECFFNMYENQAPNSRLSMERLREHNLRVAGFARVVCGSMGGGQERRSQAFLCGLLHDLGKLILANSLPEEYAKALEYARANNVSIREAELEVFGSDHADLGGYLLGLWGFSEEVVRAVACHHMPGGCVAEPMRSVTVTHVANYVDHLLVVLNEQYAEHPLDAQYVIQAGALEQLPVWIESCHGMLGEGVA
- a CDS encoding PAS domain S-box protein, which encodes MADCPNGIGEKDYGLHEESLQFLSSMPVAVVITGAGDNIIRYANREIQNLLDISPEQMVGTSAPNYYINPEVRAEMVALLQRDGRVAAHEVALRGLEGEQVVCLISATKIQFEAEDCFLFSLLNITSRKKSEAEVEKLSQALQHSPIAVFMCDTERRSIYANQAFNKMTGYIWDEIAKLRFEDFIAKDQDKRSYDHMWWSLEEGKSWRGELQLARRGERFFWGMVHVTPILIGGGNASHFVFFLEDITRRKVAEEVLQERLHFIQTLMDAVPMPIYYKNLEGVYQGCNQAFERYFGVVRPLIIGKSLEDVHPWADAGAVRRHDHQLVQNGGAQVYETPILRKDGLEREAIIHKAVYRSSEGTPLGIVGCITDITERKKAEREARENEATLSHVLEGIRAGIMVVDPQKHSVEDMNARAREMLGDHFSGDDTGCSVWDCGLLTWRDESGRSVSVEELLYPQQDKEYRISQENGAGLPVSLTVLPTVIRGKERLLQILFDLSERKVLERQLNLAQKLESVGQLAAGIAHEINTPVQYVGSNLTYIKEALGRLRDELEKEGLTLPQDVEEELREELPDAIQDAEEGVGRVSAIVQAMRKFSHPGSEEAVLVDVNEAIRNTVTIARNEWKYHSEIQLELADALPELPCIPGDFNQVLLNVLVNAAHAVADKMGDSGEMGRIRISTALDGEYIQITIADNGCGIPEEHRDVIFDPFFTTKTVGRGTGQGLAITHAIVERQRGKIDFTSTPGEGTTFVIRFPWREAS